A window of the Lactuca sativa cultivar Salinas chromosome 5, Lsat_Salinas_v11, whole genome shotgun sequence genome harbors these coding sequences:
- the LOC111918467 gene encoding probable LRR receptor-like serine/threonine-protein kinase At2g16250, with the protein MKCNLLLLFFLFFRSTFQQQHQSLPLNSTAERAALLQLRASLGLRAIEWPIKPDPCLTWIGLLCQGGHVVGINISGFKRTPLGSRNPKFSVDALANFTKLISFNASGFSLPGSIPNWLGLHLQTLKFLDLSFCEISGAIPSSIGNLSNLSELYLSSNTLNGTIPSTLSLLSQLSVLDLSRNSLTGSIPTQLSNLASLIVLDLSSNSLSGTVPSEFGNLKNLKRMMIRNNNFTGDLPDALCSLPALTFLDASDNNFMGSLPNRSLNPNVTMAVFNLSHNMFYGILTSILRRVSYIDLCYNFLQGRIPYYARDIASLDKNCFRNWSSQRTLKQCAAFYSMTGLPFHNFGLPNGTLPHNPIHDHKTNHKKFISAVILGCIGLIIPFVIFMIPMILCWKRRKMNQIGNGLGGVLVNSFGLNLSGIGEVIAFEKILVATSEFNDANLIKSGHCCDIFKGILENGVNIIVKRFDVHLGKKSCMVELDFFSKVSHPRLVPLLGHCLEKEKEKFIVYKYMPKGDLSSSLYMKNSMDNDRLKSLDWITRLKIAIGAAEILSYLHHECVPPLVHRDIQASSILLDDKYEVRLGSLSKACIQEHNIHSNRITRFLPLHKTSEEGVRATCAYDVYCFGKVLMELVTGKIGISASSDSITKNLLKNMIPYVSVYNKELVTNIMDPTLMVDEDLLKEVWVMAVIAKSCLHPKPSRRPVMRFVLKALENPLKIVVEEQKRLGRVRVDSCRRSVNGNASWRFRSGDVAGGGEGGRGSGSRRGRCLSIRRHSNSKDVFPEPLDVEDEEIVNEEWDGNGNGMNFSSFFDNGNSWDLVD; encoded by the exons ATGAAGTGTAATTTGCTTCTACTGTTCTTCTTGTTCTTTCGAAGTACATTTCAACAGCAACACCAGTCTCTCCCGCTGAATTCAACCGCAGAACGGGCTGCTCTGCTCCAACTCAGAGCATCATTAGGTTTAAGAGCCATAGAATGGCCTATAAAACCCGACCCGTGCTTAACTTGGATCGGTCTTCTATGTCAAGGTGGTCATGTTGTTGGGATCAACATTTCAGGGTTTAAGAGAACCCCACTTGGGAGTCGAAACCCTAAATTTTCAGTTGATGCTCTTGCCAATTTCACCAAATTGATTTCGTTTAATGCCTCAGGATTCTCACTTCCAGGTTCAATACCGAATTGGTTAGGGCTTCATCTTCAAACCCTTAAGTTTCTTGATCTTAGTTTTTGTGAAATCTCTGGTGCTATTCCTTCCAGTATCGGCAATCTGTCTAATCTTAGTGAATTGTATTTATCTAGTAACACTCTTAATGGTACAATTCCATCTACTTTGAGTCTGTTATCACAGCTTTCAGTTCTTGATCTATCCAGAAACTCACTTACTGGTTCAATCCCCACTCAACTCAGTAATCTTGCTAGTTTAATTGTCCTTGATCTGAGTTCAAATTCGCTTTCTGGGACTGTTCCCTCAGAATTTGGTAATTTGAAGAATTTAAAGAGAATGATGATTCGCAACAATAACTTCACAGGTGATCTTCCAGATGCATTATGTTCACTACCTGCTTTGACTTTTCTTGATGCATCTGATAATAACTTTATGGGATCTCTACCAAATCGTAGCTTGAACCCTAACGTCACCATGGCAGTTTTCAATCTCTCTCATAATATGTTTTATGGGATATTGACATCTATACTTAGGAGGGTTAGTTACATCGATCTATGTTACAATTTCTTGCAAGGAAGAATACCATATTATGCACGAGATATTGCTTCTTTAGATAAAAACTGCTTTCGTAATTGGTCAAGTCAAAGGACTCTGAAACAATGTGCAGCTTTTTATTCTATGACAGGATTACCCTTCCATAACTTTGGACTTCCAAATGGCACATTGCCCCATAATCCCATACATGACCATAAAACCAACCACAAAAAGTTTATATCAGCAGTTATATTGGGTTGTATTGGTCTCATTATACCCTTTGTGATTTTCATGATTCCAATGATTCTATGCTGGAAGAGAAGGAAAATGAATCAAATAGGAAATGGTTTGGGGGGCGTTTTGGTAAATTCATTTGGTTTGAACCTTTCGGGGATTGGAGAAGTGATTGCTTTTGAGAAGATTCTTGTGGCCACTAGTGAGTTTAATGATGCAAATCTTATAAAAAGTGGGCATTGTTGTGACATTTTCAAGGGTATTTTGGAGAATGGGGTGAATATAATTGTTAAAAGATTTGATGTGCATTTGGGAAAGAAGAGTTGTATGGTGGAGTTGGATTTCTTTAGTAAAGTTTCTCATCCACGATTGGTTCCTCTATTAGGACATTGCTTGGAGAAAGAGAAGGAAAAGTTCATAGTTTACAAATATATGCCAAAAGGGGATTTGTCAAGTTCTTTATACATGAAAAATAGTATGGATAATGATAGATTAAAGTCATTGGATTGGATTACAAGGTTGAAAATTGCAATTGGAGCTGCTGAAATTCTTTCTTATCTGCATCATGAATGTGTTCCACCCCTTGTTCACAG AGACATTCAAGCTAGCAGTATACTCCTTGATGATAAATATGAAGTGCGATTAGGAAGCTTAAGCAAGGCTTGTATCCAAGAACACAATATCCATTCAAACAGGATCACAAGATTTCTACCATTACATAA GACATCTGAAGAAGGTGTAAGGGCGACATGTGCATACGATGTTTACTGTTTTGGAAAGGTATTGATGGAGCTTGTAACGGGCAAAATCGGAATTAGTGCATCAAGTGATTCAATCACTAAAAACTTATTGAAAAATATGATTCCTTATGTCAGTGTATACAATAAAGAACTTGTGACAAATATAATGGATCCAACATTGATGGTAGATGAGGATTTGCTAAAAGAAGTATGGGTTATGGCTGTTATTGCTAAATCTTGTCTTCATCCGAAACCTTCAAGAAGACCTGTTATGAGATTTGTACTGAAAGCTTTGGAAAATCCTTTGAAAATTGTAGTGGAAGAACAGAAGAGGTTAGGTAGAGTTAGAGTGGATTCGTGTAGGCGTTCTGTGAATGGGAATGCCAGCTGGCGGTTTAGATCGGGTGATGTGGCGGGAGGTGGTGAAGGAGGTAGGGGAAGTGGGTCCCGGCGGGGTCGGTGTTTGTCGATTAGAAGGCACTCAAACTCAAAGGATGTGTTCCCTGAACCGTTGGATGTGGAAGATGAAGAGATAGTGAATGAGGAATGGGATGGAAATGGAAATGGAATgaatttttcttcattttttgatAATGGAAATTCGTGGGATTTGGTGGATTAA